A genomic stretch from Candidatus Latescibacterota bacterium includes:
- a CDS encoding GntR family transcriptional regulator: protein MDQVKFHVASGLLQPGDELPSTRSLSTELGVNPMTVSKAYSYLEREGVVERRPGRPLVVRAQAAEESEARRLDQLRDALAPTATVARQLGIAPARALELFSELLAAEDDPAGDDPTEGQS from the coding sequence ATGGACCAGGTGAAGTTCCACGTGGCCAGCGGACTGCTCCAGCCCGGCGACGAGCTGCCCTCCACCCGCTCGCTCTCCACCGAGCTGGGCGTGAATCCCATGACCGTGAGCAAGGCCTACAGCTACCTCGAGCGCGAGGGCGTGGTGGAGCGCCGTCCGGGACGCCCCCTGGTGGTGCGCGCCCAGGCGGCGGAGGAGTCCGAGGCGCGCCGCCTGGACCAGCTCCGCGACGCCCTCGCGCCCACGGCCACGGTGGCCCGGCAGCTCGGCATCGCGCCCGCGCGGGCGCTCGAACTCTTCAGCGAACTGCTGGCGGCGGAGGACGACCCCGCCGGCGACGACCCGACGGAGGGGCAGTCATGA